GACCTGCACAGATGGCGCATGTGCTGCTGCCGATCTGGAATTCGTCGCTGCACCGCTTTCGCATCCGCGAGGATGGCACCTATCTGGTGTCGTTCAACACCATCCCGCACCTTGACGCGCCTGAACACGCCAGCGCCCGTTCACATATCTAGCGCGGCCTGCACCACCTTGATGGCTTGGGCCACCGCCGCATTAATCGACAGGTCAGAGGTGTCAATCAGCACGGCATCATCTGCCGCCAACAGAGGCGCGGTGGCGCGGCTGCTGTCGCGGTCATCGCGCGCCTTCACATCGGCCAGAACTGTCGCGTAATCCGTCCGCGCCCCTTTGCCCGTCAGCTCGGCAAACCGGCGGCGCGCGCGCACCTCGGCACTGGCCGTCACAAACAGCTTCACATCCGCCTTGGGGCAAATCACCGTGCCGATATCGCGCCCATCCAACACCGCCCCGCCATCGCGGACCGCAAAAGCGCGCTGGAAATCCACCAACGCCGCGCGCACATCGGGGATCGCCGCGGCATGACTGGCAGCCTGTGCAATCTCGGCGGTGCGCAGAGCATCACCATCCAAGTCCTGGGCCTGCAAATCCCGGGCTGCCACAACCGGATCAGCCCCGTCCAAAACCCGCGCACCGACGGCGCGATAAAGCAGACCGGTATCCAGATGGGCAAAGCCGAAATGCGCCGCCACAGCCTTTGAGATCGTGCCCTTGCCCGCTGCCGCAGGTCCATCAATCGCTACTGTAAACGCCATAACGCCCCCTAGAATGGCTGCCCGCCACCGACCCACATTTCAAACGCGCGAATCCCCGCCATCAGCACCAACACACCCACGACAACACGGGCGCGCCAGTTCGGTTTTGACGGCTCCTGGGGCATGTCAGCGGTTGGTGCGCACGATCTGCACCCCAAGGCTGGCCATCAGCGGTTCGAATATCGGAAATGACGTGGCAATCGGGCCGCCATCATCCACCGAAACGGGTTCGTTGGTCGCCATGCCCAGCACCATGAACGACATCGCGATACGGTGGTCCAGCACGCTGGCAACTGTCACACCGCCCGCAACGTTTCCATGACCGGCTCCGGTCACGGTCCACCAGTCCTCGCCCTCCTCTACGGTGACTCCGGCGGCGCGCAGCCCCTTGGCCATCGCATCAATCCGGTCGCTTTCCTTGACGCGCAGTTCCTTGACGCCCTTCATCACGGTCTGGCCGCTGGCAAAAGCCGCAACCACCGACAACACCGGATATTCATCAATCATGCTCGCCGCACGGGCGGGGGGCACGTCGATACCCTTCATATCGGGTGAAAAGCGCGCGCGCAGATCGGCGACAGGCTCGCCACCTTCCGTGCGCTCGTTCTCATAGGTCAGATCGGCGCCCATTTCGCGAAGCGTGGTGAACAGACCCGCGCGGGTCGGGTTCAGCCCGATATTGGGAACCAGCACATCCGACCCTTGCGTGATCAGCGCCGCACACACCGGAAACGCCGCCGAAGACGGATCACGCGGCACGATAATGTCTTGCGGTTTCAGTTCCGGCTGACCCGTCAGGGTGATCACGCGCCCCTCATCGGTATCTTCAACGGTGATATCGGCACCAAAACCCGCCAGCATCCGCTCGGTATGGTCGCGGGTCGCTTCTTTCTCGATCACAACCGTCTGGCCCGGTGCATTCAACCCCGCCAACAACACGGCCGATTTCACCTGCGCTGACGGAACCGGCACGGCGTAGCGCACCGGCACAGGATCAGCCGCACCGACGATCGTCATCGGCAAACGGCCCCCCACGCGGCCATATGCACGTGCGCCAAACAGCGCCAGCGGGTCCGTGACCCGCCCCATTGGCCGCCCGTTCAACGAAGCGTCACCGGTAAATGTCGCTGTGATCGGACAAGTGGCCATCGACCCCATGATCAGGCGTACGCCGGTGCCGGAATTGCCGCAATCAATGACCTGCTCGGGCTCGGCAAACCCGCCGACACCGACCCCCTGAACCGACCAGTTGCCATCGCCATGATCCGTCACATCCGCCCCAAAGGCGCGCATGGCTTTGGCGGTATCAAGCACATCCTCGCCTGTCAGCAACCCGGTGATCCGCGTCTCGCCCACGGCCATCGCGCCCAGGATCAACGACCGGTGCGAGATCGACTTGTCGCCGGGCACATCGGCCACACCCTTGAGGGGGCCGGACTTGCGCGACGTCATCGGGATCGGGGTGCCGTGGCCAGACATATCACTCTCTTTCATTCAGGTGGCGCAGGTTTAGACCAGCGTTGCGGCAGGGTCCATCACCGCTTTTTCTTCCAGAATAGCTTTCCCCGAAGGGTCCGCCCTATCGCTTGCGAAATGTCAGATAATGCTGCGGACGGCCCTCGCGGATCGCCTTTTGTTCATAGCGCGTCGATATCCAGTCGGACCACGGCCGGCGCCAGTCATTCGACCCCTCGGCCAGCCAGTCAAAGCCGAACTGCGGCACCTGCTCCAGTGTTTGGCGCACGTAATCGGCAATGTCGGTCGCCACGCGAAACTCCGCGCCGGGTTTCAGGACCCGCGCCAGCGGCTCCAGATGTTCGGGTGTGACGAACCGGCGACGATGGTGGCGCACCTTGGGCCAGGGGTCAGGATAAAGCAGAAACGCCTTTGAAATCGATGCATCCGGCAGCACGTCAAACATGTCGCGCACATCACCGGGATGGACGCGCAGGTTATCAACGCCCGCCGCGCGAATTTTACCCAACAGCATGGCAACGCCGTTGATATAGGGTTCGCAGCCGATAATCCCGATCTCGGGGTAGGTCGCGGCCTGATGCACCAGATGTTCCCCACCGCCAAACCCGATTTCGAGCCAGACGTCCTTGCCACCAAACAGCGCCGCCGGGTCAATCCTGGTGCGGTCGGGGTTCACATCCCAGCCAATCGCACCGGGCGACAGCGCCTCAAGGTCTTCCTGCAGATAGACCTCTTGCTTGGGCCGCAGGGATTTCCCCTTGAAGCGACCATAGAAATTGCGCCACGGGGCGCCCGAGGGGTGTTTATCAGTCATGGCGCAGCCCTTAGCCCGAAGGGGTGACGCGTTACAAGCCCGCGCGCTTGACCTCATTGCGCATACCCAGCCACATGAACAGCCGGGTCGTGAGGGTGATCACGACATAGACGATCGCCACGAACAGCGCCGTTGTGGCGGGATCTTGTGCCAGGGCGCGCCAATCGCTGCGCCCCGCTGGCGTTCCAAAGGCGATCAGGTTCGCAACGACCATCGCCGCAACCGTCATTGAGATAATCACCCCTGCCCCGATCAGCGCCAGTTTCCACCCCTCGCCCAGACCAAAACCACGGGCTTCGGTGCGAAAGAACTTGCCCGCCAAAAGCATCGGCGCAGCAATCAACAAGGCGACGACGATCCCGATGCTGGCCGAGCCGCCAAACAGATAATACGCGACACCGGGTGCAAACCGGAACATCGCGGCGGCGAGTGCGATCACGGCGATCAGACTGAAGGCATAGCAGATGGCAAAATAGCCGATGTAATAGCCAAGCGATTTCTTCATCTTGTCAGCTCCAATAATCCGCGACGCATTTGCCACGGCTTGGCAAATCGACAAAGTTGCCTAAGCCGTCAAAATGCCGGATCGGGATTTCGGCGACCGCATCCGGTTCGGCCAAACGCAGGTTCACCGCAATCCGGTGGCGGCCCAGCGCGTCAGGCGGGATACCGCGCCAAAACGCGACACAGCCGCAAGTCGGGCAAAAGTGAAATGCGATCTCGCGGTCACCACGAATATAGGCGCGCGTGTCGCCTGTGTGGTGAATACCGATCCCGTCGTAATCATAGGCCCAGAGCACACCGTAGCGGCGACAGACCGTGCAATTGCACGCGGTCGCGCTGTCGGGGGTGCCGGCAAGCTGCCATGTAACGGTGCCGCAATGGCACGCACCTGTGATCATTATCGCCTCCGAAAACGCCCCGAACCTAGACGGGCACGGGGCGATTGGGAATCTCTTTTTGTGCTTTGGCTCAGACCGCTTTTTTCAGCGCCTCGACCAGATCGGTGCGCTCCCAGCTAAAGCCGCCGTCGTCCGAGGGTGCGCGGCCAAAGTGGCCATAGGCTGCGGTGCGTTGATAGATCGGGCGGTTCAGGCTGAGGTGCTCACGAATACCGCGCGGGGTCAGATCCATGATGCGCGGAATTGCCGCCTCGATCAAAGCGGCGTCAATATCTCCAGTGCCGTGCGTATCGGCGTAGATCGACAGCGGGTGCGACACGCCAATCGCATAGGACAACTGGATCGTGCAGCGTTCCGCCATACCCGCCGCGACGATGTTTTTCGCCAGATAGCGCGCCGCATAGGCGGCTGATCGGTCAACCTTGGTCGGGTCTTTGCCGGAAAACGCGCCACCGCCGTGGGGTGCGGCGCCGCCATAGGTATCAACGATGATCTTGCGCCCCGTCAGGCCCGCATCGCCATCCGGCCCGCCAATCACGAACTTGCCGGTGGGGTTCACATGCCAGACGGTGTCGGGCGTGACCCACCCATCGGGCAGCTCGTCCAGAATATAGGGTTCCACGACGGCGCGCACATCGGCGCTGGTCATGTTTTCATCCAGATGCTGCGTGGACAACACGATCGAACTCACGCCAACCGGCTTGCTGTCGCGATAGATCACCGACAACTGCGATTTCGCATCGGGGCCAAGCGTGGGTTCGGTGCCGTTCTTGCGCACTTCGGCCAGACGGCGCAGGATGGCATGGGAATACTGGATCGGCGCGGGCATCAGCGCATCGGTTTCCGTTGTCGCATAGCCGAACATGATCCCCTGATCGCCTGCGCCTTCGTCCTTGCCCGTCGCCGCATCAACACCCTGCGCAATATGCGCGGATTGTTCGTGCAGCAGGTTCGTGACCTTGACGGTCGCATGGTGGAACTTTTCCTGCTCGTAGCCGATATCCTTGATGCAGGCGCGGGCGATATCCTCGATCCGACCCATATAGTCGTGCAGCTTGTCCTTGTCAGACAGGCCCACCTCGCCGCCAATCACGACACGGTTGGTGGTGGCGAATGTCTCGCAGGCGACGCGGGCTTCGGGTTCTTCGGCCAGAAAGGCGTCCAAAACGGCATCCGAAATGCGGTCGCAGACCTTGTCGGGGTGGCCCTCGGACACAGATTCCGAGGTAAAGATATGGTTGGGACGTGTCATGGGAAGTGCTCCGTTAGGTTCAGGTTGCCACGTCAGGAAGCCGTTGTGACAACGTTATTACTGAATCGGACCTAGGGGGCGTCAGTGCCTTCGTCAATGGTCAAACGCTTGCGCGTGGCAATCCCGATCAAACTGGCGATCAGCAGCAACACCACGACCGGCCAATCACCCCAGCGGGCATAACGCGTGACCGGCAAAACGGGCGGCAGCGCCACGTCAAGCGATCCGGTTTCATTCAGCGCGATCCGTCCGGTGATACGGCCACGGGGGTCGATCATGGCAGACACACCGGTATTTGCGGCCCGCACCATAGGAAGCCCCTGTTCAATCGCGCGCATCCGCGCCTGGGCAAGGTGCTGATACGGCCCCGCCCCGGTGCCGAACCATGCGTCATTGGTGATGAGCAACAGCAGACGCGGGCGTGGATCGGTGGCGTTCATTTCCTCGGCAAAGATCCCCTCGTAGCAGATCAGCGGGCGGGCCAGACCGATACCGGGCAGATCAACGATCTGGCCCGAAGCACCGGCACTGAAACCGCCGCCTTCGGTGGCGGCCATCCCGTAAATCCCGAACCGCGACATCAGATCGCCAAAGGGCACATATTCCCCGAACGGCACCAAATGGGACTTGTCGTAAAGGCTGCGCACCTCGCCCGCGCGGCCCAGCACAGCCAGCGAATTGTAAAATTCCCCGACCCCTTCGCGGCGCTGAATACCAATCACTGCGGGGGCGCCGCGCGCGGCATCCGAGATATCCGCAAGCACAGGCGTGGCATATTCGAGCAGATAGGGCACCGAGGTTTCGGGCCAGACAACCAGGTCAGGCGTCGCGCCTTCGGCCGTCATCCTGACGGCCCGTTCAAGAAACACCGGCGCCATGGCCGGATCCCACTTTTGGTCCTGCGGTGCGTTGGGCTGGATCAGGCGCACAATTGGCGCATCAACGGCAGCGACAACGGGTTGCGGGGCCGGCGACAAATAAATGACCGCGACCACGACAACAATCGCGAGTGGGTAAACCAAGGTGTTGATTTCGCGGGCCGCCCATATGGACAGGCCGATTACCAACAGCAGGGCCAGCGTCACACCGTGCGGCCCGATGATCGCCAGCAATGGCGCCGCCGGGGTATCAAGCATGGCTTGGGCGATATTGGCCCAGGGAAAGCCGGTAAATATCGTGGCGCGCAGGTATTCAAACGCCGTCAGCGCAACAGCCAAGGCAATGACAAGGCGCAGCCCCTTGCCACCCATCCGCCGCGCCAGCCAAAACGCCACCGCCCAGAACAACGCACCACCCGCCGCCATCAGGAACAACGCAAAAGGGGCCATCCAGCCATAGCGTGCGGCATCAACCATAAAGGGTTCGACGATCCAGCGCAGCGCATGGGCAAAATAGCCAAAGCCCAGGGCCCAGCCCAGCCAAGCCGCCCCCGCGCGCTGCGGGTGGACATAAACAGGGCAAAGACCAGACCAAGCCCGATCACGAACACGACGGGCAGATCATAGGGGGCTTGCCCCAGGGCCATGACAGCACCCAAGACCGCAAAGCCTGCGCCGCGCGCGGCCCAATGCAAGCCCATCACACGCGTGGCAAACACAGGATCAACCATCAGCCGCGCTGGGCAAACGCACGCGCAAGCGCTTGATACGGCGGGGGTCGGCCTCGATCACTTCGAATGCGGGCCCATCGGGGTGTTCGATGATCTCGCCGCGCGATGGCACATGACCGGCCAGCATGAAGACCAACCCGCCAAGCGTGTCGATTTCTTCCTCGTCGATTTCATCGTGATCGGTCAGGGTCATGCCGATCTCGTCCTCGAAATCCTCCAACGGGGTCTTGGCCTCGGCCATGTAGACGCCCGGCTTTTCGCGCAGCCAAAGTTCGTCTTCGTTCAGATCGTGTTCATCCTCGATTTCGCCAACCACCTGTTCGATCAGATCCTCGATGGTCACAAGCCCGTCGGTGCCGCCGTATTCATCAATGACCAAGGCCATGTGGATGCGCTCTGCCTGCATCTTTTGCAGCAGCACACCCAATGGCATCGACGGCGGAACAAACAGTAAAGGGCGCACGAGCGCGCGCAGATCAAACACCTTGGATTTGCCGTTGAATCCGTGGGTCAGCGCAAAATCCTTGAGATTGGCAAACCCGATGGGCGTGTCCAGTGTTCCGTCAAAGACGGGCAGCCGGGTCAGCCCGCTTTCGCGAAACACCTGCACCAGATCGTTCTTGGAAATCGTTGCGGGCACGGCCACGATATCGGCCTTGGGAATCGAAACGTCTTCGACCCGCATCCGTCGCAGGTTCAACATGCCCGGAACAGGGGCGCCAGACCTGTCGGCGCGCGCGCCATTACTGGCATCATCCTCTTGGGATTCGGCTGGGCTCAGCGCATCAATAATGCGGCTGAAAAAGCCGCGGTTACTTATCTCTGTCGGGTCGGTCTGCGCGCTTTGCGCAGCGCTAGAGGACCCCTCGGTCGTGTCGCCCATCTTCTCCTACCAGTTAAAGGGCCGAATATGCGGCCAAGCGTGATGCGTTACGTGATCCTATATGGGTCGGC
This portion of the Octadecabacter sp. SW4 genome encodes:
- the metK gene encoding methionine adenosyltransferase encodes the protein MTRPNHIFTSESVSEGHPDKVCDRISDAVLDAFLAEEPEARVACETFATTNRVVIGGEVGLSDKDKLHDYMGRIEDIARACIKDIGYEQEKFHHATVKVTNLLHEQSAHIAQGVDAATGKDEGAGDQGIMFGYATTETDALMPAPIQYSHAILRRLAEVRKNGTEPTLGPDAKSQLSVIYRDSKPVGVSSIVLSTQHLDENMTSADVRAVVEPYILDELPDGWVTPDTVWHVNPTGKFVIGGPDGDAGLTGRKIIVDTYGGAAPHGGGAFSGKDPTKVDRSAAYAARYLAKNIVAAGMAERCTIQLSYAIGVSHPLSIYADTHGTGDIDAALIEAAIPRIMDLTPRGIREHLSLNRPIYQRTAAYGHFGRAPSDDGGFSWERTDLVEALKKAV
- a CDS encoding d(CMP) kinase, with product MAFTVAIDGPAAAGKGTISKAVAAHFGFAHLDTGLLYRAVGARVLDGADPVVAARDLQAQDLDGDALRTAEIAQAASHAAAIPDVRAALVDFQRAFAVRDGGAVLDGRDIGTVICPKADVKLFVTASAEVRARRRFAELTGKGARTDYATVLADVKARDDRDSSRATAPLLAADDAVLIDTSDLSINAAVAQAIKVVQAALDM
- a CDS encoding ABZJ_00895 family protein — translated: MKKSLGYYIGYFAICYAFSLIAVIALAAAMFRFAPGVAYYLFGGSASIGIVVALLIAAPMLLAGKFFRTEARGFGLGEGWKLALIGAGVIISMTVAAMVVANLIAFGTPAGRSDWRALAQDPATTALFVAIVYVVITLTTRLFMWLGMRNEVKRAGL
- a CDS encoding tRNA (guanosine(46)-N(7))-methyltransferase TrmB; protein product: MTDKHPSGAPWRNFYGRFKGKSLRPKQEVYLQEDLEALSPGAIGWDVNPDRTRIDPAALFGGKDVWLEIGFGGGEHLVHQAATYPEIGIIGCEPYINGVAMLLGKIRAAGVDNLRVHPGDVRDMFDVLPDASISKAFLLYPDPWPKVRHHRRRFVTPEHLEPLARVLKPGAEFRVATDIADYVRQTLEQVPQFGFDWLAEGSNDWRRPWSDWISTRYEQKAIREGRPQHYLTFRKR
- a CDS encoding hemolysin family protein, with the protein product MGDTTEGSSSAAQSAQTDPTEISNRGFFSRIIDALSPAESQEDDASNGARADRSGAPVPGMLNLRRMRVEDVSIPKADIVAVPATISKNDLVQVFRESGLTRLPVFDGTLDTPIGFANLKDFALTHGFNGKSKVFDLRALVRPLLFVPPSMPLGVLLQKMQAERIHMALVIDEYGGTDGLVTIEDLIEQVVGEIEDEHDLNEDELWLREKPGVYMAEAKTPLEDFEDEIGMTLTDHDEIDEEEIDTLGGLVFMLAGHVPSRGEIIEHPDGPAFEVIEADPRRIKRLRVRLPSAADG
- a CDS encoding GFA family protein codes for the protein MITGACHCGTVTWQLAGTPDSATACNCTVCRRYGVLWAYDYDGIGIHHTGDTRAYIRGDREIAFHFCPTCGCVAFWRGIPPDALGRHRIAVNLRLAEPDAVAEIPIRHFDGLGNFVDLPSRGKCVADYWS
- the lnt gene encoding apolipoprotein N-acyltransferase — translated: MGWALGFGYFAHALRWIVEPFMVDAARYGWMAPFALFLMAAGGALFWAVAFWLARRMGGKGLRLVIALAVALTAFEYLRATIFTGFPWANIAQAMLDTPAAPLLAIIGPHGVTLALLLVIGLSIWAAREINTLVYPLAIVVVVAVIYLSPAPQPVVAAVDAPIVRLIQPNAPQDQKWDPAMAPVFLERAVRMTAEGATPDLVVWPETSVPYLLEYATPVLADISDAARGAPAVIGIQRREGVGEFYNSLAVLGRAGEVRSLYDKSHLVPFGEYVPFGDLMSRFGIYGMAATEGGGFSAGASGQIVDLPGIGLARPLICYEGIFAEEMNATDPRPRLLLLITNDAWFGTGAGPYQHLAQARMRAIEQGLPMVRAANTGVSAMIDPRGRITGRIALNETGSLDVALPPVLPVTRYARWGDWPVVVLLLIASLIGIATRKRLTIDEGTDAP
- the aroA gene encoding 3-phosphoshikimate 1-carboxyvinyltransferase, whose protein sequence is MSGHGTPIPMTSRKSGPLKGVADVPGDKSISHRSLILGAMAVGETRITGLLTGEDVLDTAKAMRAFGADVTDHGDGNWSVQGVGVGGFAEPEQVIDCGNSGTGVRLIMGSMATCPITATFTGDASLNGRPMGRVTDPLALFGARAYGRVGGRLPMTIVGAADPVPVRYAVPVPSAQVKSAVLLAGLNAPGQTVVIEKEATRDHTERMLAGFGADITVEDTDEGRVITLTGQPELKPQDIIVPRDPSSAAFPVCAALITQGSDVLVPNIGLNPTRAGLFTTLREMGADLTYENERTEGGEPVADLRARFSPDMKGIDVPPARAASMIDEYPVLSVVAAFASGQTVMKGVKELRVKESDRIDAMAKGLRAAGVTVEEGEDWWTVTGAGHGNVAGGVTVASVLDHRIAMSFMVLGMATNEPVSVDDGGPIATSFPIFEPLMASLGVQIVRTNR